From a region of the Eretmochelys imbricata isolate rEreImb1 chromosome 6, rEreImb1.hap1, whole genome shotgun sequence genome:
- the RASSF10 gene encoding ras association domain-containing protein 10, which produces MEPEERKISVWLCQEEKLISGLSRRTTCSDVVRVLLEDNSQRQQLAALQESGGGMLSGPPESYCIVEKWRGFERILPNKTKILRLWAAWGDEQENVRFVLVRSEASLPNTGPRSAEARVVLSKERPCHGLGAARASLVLTQEKQRRVVRKAFRKLAKINKKRQQPLAKEASSAERMETLVHLVLSQDHTIRQQIQRLRELDREIDRYEAKVHLDRMKRHGVNYVQDTYLVGAGGCELEPGRELGPEPEPEPGPDGQLEEYARKCEEVLQLQEQWTRQEELLEHLAGEIQEELNERWMKRRREELAAAKGSSSSLSEPDCNTTELSGGAGGELLVEQERVKTQLSTSLYIGLRLSTDLEAIKTDLDYTQRAREDKERELQRLLETLNTLDVADTQTAAQILLPEERAPGGPALHEAGLGAPVGSSDAWEGQARGRRKDCEENDEDSDTGLSSMHSQDSDSVPVCESLI; this is translated from the coding sequence ATGGAGCCGGAGGAGAGGAAGATCTCGGTGTGGCTCTGCCAGGAGGAGAAGTTGATCTCAGGCCTCTCCAGACGCACCACTTGCTCGGATGTGGTGCGGGTGCTGCTGGAGGACAACAGCCAGCGGCAGCAGCTGGCCGCCCTGCAGGAGTCCGGCGGGGGGATGCTCTCGGGGCCCCCCGAGTCCTACTGCATCGTGGAGAAGTGGAGGGGCTTCGAGAGGATCCTGCCCAACAAGACGAAGATCCTGAGGCTCTGGGCTGCCTGGGGGGACGAGCAGGAGAACGTCCGCTTCGTGCTGGTCCGCAGCGAGGCGTCCCTGCCCAACACGGGGCCCCGCAGCGCGGAGGCCAGGGTGGTGCTGAGCAAGGAGCGCCCCTGCCATGGCCTCGGGGCGGCCCGGGCCAGCCTGGTGCTCACGCAGGAGAAGCAGCGGCGGGTAGTGAGAAAAGCCTTCCGGAAACTGGCCAAGATCAACAAGAAGCGGCAGCAGCCGCTGGCCAAGGAGGCGTCCTCGGCGGAGAGGATGGAGACCCTGGTGCACCTGGTGCTGTCGCAGGACCACACCATCCGCCAGCAGATCCAGCGGCTCCGGGAATTGGACCGGGAGATCGACAGGTACGAGGCTAAGGTCCACCTGGACCGCATGAAGCGGCACGGGGTGAACTACGTGCAGGACACCTACTTGGTGGGGGCCGGCGGCTGCGAGCTGGAGCCGGGCCGGGAGCTGgggccggagccggagccggagccgggccCGGACGGGCAGCTGGAGGAGTACGCCAGGAAGTGCGAGGAGGtgctgcagctgcaggagcagtggACGCGgcaggaggagctgctggagcaCCTGGCCGGCGAGATCCAGGAGGAGCTGAACGAGCGCTGGATGAAGCGGCGCCGGGAGGAGCTGGCCGCGGCCaagggctccagctccagcctgtcCGAGCCCGACTGCAACACCACGGAGCTGAGCGGCGGCGCCGGCGGCGAGCTCCTTGTGGAGCAGGAGCGCGTGAAGACCCAGCTGAGCACCAGCCTCTACATCGGGCTCCGGCTGAGCACGGACTTGGAGGCGATCAAAACGGACCTGGATTACACGCAGCGCGCCCGCGAGGACAAGGAGCGGGAGCTGCAGCGCCTGCTCGAGACGCTGAACACGCTGGACGTCGCGGACACCCAGACGGCAGCTCAGATCCTCCTCCCCGAGGAGCGCGCTCCCGGCGGCCCGGCCTTACacgaggctgggctgggggccccCGTGGGCAGCTCCGACGCCTGGGAGGGCCAGGCCAGGGGGCGGCGCAAG